One genomic segment of Acinetobacter sp. C26M includes these proteins:
- a CDS encoding cbb3-type cytochrome oxidase assembly protein translates to MSQEQSKFPYLAVGISILLGCLFLVFFFLAVSNQPDYMPSQQKQNAAHVQSSVQSNK, encoded by the coding sequence ATGTCTCAGGAGCAATCAAAATTCCCATATCTTGCCGTTGGAATCAGTATTTTATTAGGTTGTTTATTTTTAGTCTTTTTCTTTTTGGCTGTGAGCAATCAACCTGATTATATGCCTTCGCAACAGAAGCAAAATGCTGCTCATGTACAATCATCAGTGCAATCGAATAAGTAG
- a CDS encoding FdhF/YdeP family oxidoreductase, with product MDNSEQLIHKQENTSFAKIEPYTQPAGGWGALLSVARNLKRQDILKKGSITLLNINQPTGFDCPGCAWPEKKDAHAFNFCENGAKAVAFEATSKTVTPEFFAQHTVSWLAEQNDFYLEDLGRLTDPMRYDPVSDKYVPISWDEAFQLIAKHLQALDHPDQAAFYTSGRASNEAAFLYQLFVRSFGTNNFPDCSNMCHETTSVGLKDAIGLGKGTVILDDFDQADAIFSFGHNPGTNHPRMLATLREVSRRGGNIVAINPIKERGLERFQDPQAPLEMMTNGSTPISRYYFQPKIGGDYALMFGVMKHLLEWDKKALAKGKPSVFDRSFIEMNTIGFEEMLAEINGTAWSEIHKHTGLSPEHLESIAKMYLDAKTAIFCWGMGITQHRHGTANIHMLANLMLARGHIGRPGAGLCPVRGHSNVQGDRTMGINENPSDALLDNIDRVFGIKSPRKHGFGVVDTIKAMYEGDVKVFIGLGGNFAVATPDTPYTQEALRRCNLTVNITTKLNRSHLVCGKDALMLPCLGRTEVDMQVHGAQAISVEDSMSNVHLSAGRNPPISENILSEPDIVARMAEAALPESKVKWRWYIESYDRIRDSIADVFDEFHDFNQRVYQPSGFHLEHPANQHVWNTPSGKAQFLITPLAEVYEDKENQYAAAYSEQQVYTLMTTRSHDQYNTTLYGLDDRYRGVFGQRRVLFMNQADIDAAGFEADQWVDIESVFSDGVKRIVHSFRIVPYNIPQGSLAAYYPETNPLVALSSHDKYAKIPASKSIPVILHAGNAPAHFNLNIEVDPEHANERVSSA from the coding sequence ATGGATAACTCAGAACAACTCATTCATAAGCAAGAAAATACCAGTTTCGCAAAAATTGAACCTTATACCCAACCTGCAGGTGGATGGGGCGCATTACTGAGTGTCGCCCGAAACCTAAAAAGGCAGGATATTTTAAAAAAAGGGTCAATCACTTTACTCAATATTAATCAGCCTACAGGTTTTGACTGTCCTGGCTGTGCATGGCCTGAGAAGAAAGATGCACATGCCTTTAACTTCTGTGAAAACGGTGCCAAGGCGGTGGCTTTCGAAGCAACCAGTAAAACAGTAACACCTGAATTTTTCGCACAGCATACCGTCAGTTGGCTGGCTGAACAGAATGATTTCTATCTGGAAGATTTAGGTCGTTTAACCGACCCGATGCGTTATGACCCTGTGTCAGATAAATATGTGCCAATTTCTTGGGACGAAGCTTTTCAGTTAATTGCCAAACATTTGCAGGCACTCGATCATCCTGATCAAGCGGCATTTTATACCTCTGGTCGTGCCAGCAATGAAGCGGCTTTTTTGTACCAATTATTTGTCCGCAGCTTTGGGACCAATAATTTTCCAGACTGTTCCAATATGTGCCATGAAACCACCAGTGTTGGCTTAAAAGATGCGATTGGTTTAGGTAAGGGTACCGTTATTTTGGATGATTTTGATCAAGCAGATGCTATTTTCAGCTTTGGGCATAATCCAGGCACCAACCATCCAAGGATGTTGGCAACCTTAAGAGAAGTCTCGAGAAGAGGTGGTAATATTGTTGCCATTAATCCAATCAAGGAGCGTGGACTGGAACGCTTCCAAGATCCGCAAGCCCCATTGGAAATGATGACCAATGGCAGTACTCCAATTAGTCGTTATTACTTCCAACCCAAAATTGGTGGTGACTATGCCCTGATGTTTGGGGTAATGAAGCATTTATTAGAATGGGATAAAAAGGCACTTGCGAAAGGAAAACCAAGCGTTTTTGATCGTAGTTTCATTGAAATGAATACTATTGGTTTTGAGGAGATGCTGGCTGAGATTAATGGTACAGCGTGGTCTGAAATTCATAAACATACGGGGCTTTCACCTGAACATTTAGAATCAATTGCCAAGATGTATCTGGATGCCAAAACTGCTATTTTCTGTTGGGGGATGGGAATTACCCAACACCGTCATGGTACAGCCAATATTCATATGTTGGCGAACCTGATGCTGGCACGGGGACATATCGGTCGTCCGGGGGCAGGTCTCTGTCCAGTGCGAGGACACAGTAATGTGCAAGGCGATCGAACCATGGGGATTAATGAAAACCCAAGTGATGCCTTACTAGACAATATTGATCGCGTATTTGGAATTAAGTCACCGCGTAAACATGGTTTTGGTGTGGTGGATACCATTAAGGCGATGTATGAAGGTGATGTGAAAGTCTTTATTGGTTTGGGTGGAAACTTTGCTGTAGCAACCCCTGATACACCTTATACCCAAGAAGCCCTACGTCGTTGTAATTTAACGGTCAATATTACCACCAAGCTGAATCGTAGCCATTTGGTCTGTGGCAAAGATGCGTTGATGCTACCTTGCCTAGGGCGTACTGAAGTTGATATGCAAGTGCATGGCGCACAAGCCATTTCAGTAGAAGATTCGATGTCAAATGTGCATCTTTCAGCAGGACGTAATCCACCAATCTCTGAAAATATTTTATCTGAACCTGATATTGTGGCACGTATGGCGGAAGCTGCTTTACCTGAGAGTAAGGTGAAATGGCGTTGGTATATTGAAAGTTATGACCGTATTCGTGATTCAATTGCCGATGTTTTTGATGAGTTTCATGATTTTAATCAACGGGTCTATCAACCAAGTGGTTTTCATTTAGAGCATCCTGCCAATCAGCATGTCTGGAATACGCCAAGTGGTAAAGCCCAGTTTTTGATTACACCACTGGCCGAAGTTTACGAAGACAAAGAAAATCAGTATGCCGCCGCTTATAGCGAACAGCAGGTGTATACGTTGATGACCACTCGTTCGCATGACCAGTACAACACTACTTTATATGGTTTGGATGACCGTTATCGCGGTGTATTCGGGCAACGCCGTGTATTGTTTATGAATCAAGCAGATATTGATGCAGCAGGCTTTGAAGCAGACCAATGGGTTGATATTGAGAGTGTATTCTCGGATGGTGTGAAACGGATTGTACATAGTTTCCGTATTGTGCCTTATAACATACCGCAAGGCAGTTTGGCGGCTTATTATCCAGAAACCAATCCTTTAGTCGCTTTGAGTAGCCATGATAAATACGCCAAAATTCCAGCGTCTAAAAGTATTCCTGTGATTTTGCATGCAGGTAATGCACCAGCGCATTTTAATTTGAATATTGAAGTTGACCCTGAGCATGCCAATGAACGTGTTAGTAGTGCATAG
- the cydB gene encoding cytochrome d ubiquinol oxidase subunit II — MIDLSLIWVGIIGLGVLIYVILDGFDLGIGILFPFIKSREERDVMMNTVAPVWDGNETWMVLGGAGLFAAFPLVYSTVLSALYMPITLMVIALIFRGVAFEFRFKANRTKHLWDQAFIWGSILSSFLQGVILGAYIQGIQTTNGIFSGSGLDWFTPFALFTGLGVVAMYAALGCGWLIMKTDHELQDQMYVLMPKLIIVLFVVFAGVSLYTPLTHPEIAARWFALPNLLYFSPVPVLVLLFTFLILKACKARQELKPFIFTLALVFLAFTGFVISLWPNIIPPSVTIWEAAAPHSSQKFALVGAVILIPIIIAYTILSYWVFRDKVRVGDTGYH, encoded by the coding sequence ATGATTGATTTATCTCTGATTTGGGTCGGCATTATCGGTCTTGGTGTTCTGATCTATGTCATTTTGGATGGTTTTGATCTCGGTATCGGGATTCTGTTTCCTTTCATAAAAAGCCGTGAAGAACGTGATGTGATGATGAATACCGTGGCACCCGTGTGGGATGGTAATGAAACATGGATGGTACTCGGTGGTGCAGGTTTGTTCGCAGCCTTCCCACTGGTTTATTCAACGGTGTTATCAGCCTTGTATATGCCGATTACCCTGATGGTGATTGCACTGATTTTCCGTGGTGTTGCATTTGAGTTTCGTTTTAAGGCCAATCGCACCAAGCATTTATGGGATCAGGCTTTTATCTGGGGCTCAATTCTATCCAGCTTCCTGCAAGGCGTAATTCTAGGTGCTTATATTCAAGGGATTCAAACCACCAATGGGATTTTCTCTGGTTCAGGTTTAGATTGGTTCACTCCTTTCGCCTTATTTACGGGGCTGGGTGTGGTTGCCATGTATGCAGCGCTTGGTTGTGGCTGGCTGATTATGAAAACAGACCATGAACTACAAGATCAAATGTATGTACTGATGCCTAAACTGATCATTGTTTTGTTTGTGGTCTTTGCAGGAGTCAGCCTGTATACCCCACTGACCCATCCTGAAATTGCAGCGCGTTGGTTTGCTTTGCCAAATTTACTTTATTTTAGCCCTGTACCAGTTTTGGTACTGCTATTTACATTCTTGATTTTAAAAGCATGTAAAGCGCGTCAGGAATTAAAGCCCTTTATCTTTACCTTAGCCTTAGTATTCTTGGCATTTACTGGTTTTGTAATCAGCCTCTGGCCGAATATCATTCCACCATCGGTCACCATTTGGGAAGCAGCAGCACCACATTCTAGTCAGAAATTTGCATTGGTTGGTGCGGTAATTCTGATCCCGATCATTATCGCCTATACCATCCTGTCGTACTGGGTATTTAGAGATAAAGTACGGGTTGGAGATACGGGTTATCACTAA
- a CDS encoding cytochrome ubiquinol oxidase subunit I: protein MDLGLTALELARIQFAFTVSFHIIFPATSIGLACFLAMLEWKWLRTQNPIYKDLFKFWIKIFAVAFGMGVVSGVVMSYQFGTNWSEFSRIAGSVTGPLLTYEVLSAFFLEAGFLGIMLFGWGRVSPKAHFFATLMVAIGTCISMFWILSSNSWMQTPQGFTIENGIIIPTDWWAIVFNPSFPYRFAHMAAAAFLVSSLLVVGTAAWHLIKGRRDELIKKSFSMGLWMVLVTSCLQVVIGDNHGLNTLKHQPAKLAAMEGHWETNYDEGMPLYLFGVPDMQEERTKYAIAIPNLGSLILTHSMDGTVKGLKDFAPEDRPNSTIVFWSFRVMVGLGMLMVLLSFVALWLRKKGKLYGSSWFHKFAFVMGPTGYIALLAGWVTTEVGRQPWVIYGVMRTKDGLSHTVTADQVGISLIIFVVVYAIVFGSGIYYMLKLLKKGPEFIEAIDLEPAGHGHFKTPMRPLSAVDESIDQQDPNKENRHD from the coding sequence ATGGATCTCGGTCTCACTGCTTTAGAATTAGCCCGAATACAGTTTGCGTTTACTGTTTCATTTCACATTATCTTTCCAGCCACCTCCATCGGTCTCGCCTGTTTTCTTGCCATGCTTGAATGGAAATGGCTTCGTACTCAAAACCCCATTTATAAAGATCTATTTAAATTCTGGATCAAAATCTTTGCCGTTGCCTTTGGGATGGGCGTCGTTTCAGGTGTAGTGATGAGCTACCAGTTCGGTACCAACTGGAGTGAATTTTCTCGTATTGCGGGAAGCGTGACTGGTCCCTTACTCACTTATGAAGTACTCAGTGCGTTCTTCTTGGAAGCTGGCTTCTTGGGCATCATGCTATTTGGTTGGGGGCGTGTCAGTCCCAAAGCCCATTTTTTTGCCACCTTGATGGTTGCCATCGGCACCTGTATTTCCATGTTCTGGATTCTCTCCTCCAACAGCTGGATGCAGACACCACAAGGTTTCACCATTGAAAACGGTATTATTATCCCAACCGACTGGTGGGCGATCGTATTTAATCCCTCCTTCCCTTATCGCTTTGCGCATATGGCCGCTGCTGCATTTTTAGTGTCTTCCCTATTGGTGGTGGGTACTGCCGCATGGCATCTGATCAAAGGCCGTCGTGATGAACTGATCAAAAAATCATTTTCAATGGGTCTGTGGATGGTGCTGGTCACTTCGTGCTTGCAAGTGGTGATTGGCGATAATCATGGTTTGAATACATTGAAACATCAGCCCGCAAAACTGGCCGCAATGGAAGGTCATTGGGAGACCAATTATGATGAAGGGATGCCACTGTACTTATTTGGCGTTCCAGACATGCAAGAAGAACGTACCAAATATGCGATTGCGATTCCAAATCTAGGCAGTCTGATTTTGACTCATTCTATGGATGGTACAGTCAAAGGCTTAAAAGACTTTGCCCCAGAAGACCGACCAAACTCAACCATTGTGTTTTGGAGTTTCCGTGTCATGGTCGGACTTGGTATGTTAATGGTGTTGCTCTCTTTCGTTGCCTTATGGCTGCGTAAAAAAGGCAAGCTGTATGGTTCATCTTGGTTTCATAAATTCGCTTTTGTCATGGGGCCGACAGGCTATATCGCCTTACTAGCGGGATGGGTCACCACCGAAGTTGGCCGTCAACCTTGGGTGATTTATGGAGTAATGCGCACCAAAGATGGTTTGTCGCATACGGTGACTGCCGATCAGGTCGGTATCAGTTTGATCATTTTCGTGGTGGTCTATGCCATCGTGTTTGGTAGCGGTATTTACTACATGCTGAAACTACTGAAAAAAGGTCCTGAGTTTATTGAAGCGATTGATCTTGAGCCAGCAGGTCATGGGCATTTCAAAACCCCAATGCGTCCTTTAAGTGCCGTTGATGAAAGCATTGATCAGCAAGACCCGAACAAGGAGAACCGCCATGATTGA